The proteins below are encoded in one region of Actinomycetota bacterium:
- a CDS encoding 2-oxoacid:acceptor oxidoreductase family protein has translation MKEVNNILIVGLGGQGVLLASDVISMAAFKSGYDIKKSEVHGMSQRG, from the coding sequence ATGAAAGAAGTTAATAATATTTTAATAGTGGGGTTAGGTGGGCAAGGAGTACTTCTTGCATCAGATGTAATATCTATGGCAGCTTTTAAATCAGGATATGATATTAAAAAAAGCGAAGTTCATGGCATGTCCCAGAGAGG